A window of the Lates calcarifer isolate ASB-BC8 linkage group LG18, TLL_Latcal_v3, whole genome shotgun sequence genome harbors these coding sequences:
- the LOC108887393 gene encoding leucine-rich repeat neuronal protein 3, producing the protein MKDVSFVDRLFVGLAMASFVVATEERPDCPKLCVCEIRPWFSPSSVYMEVHTVDCNDLGLFSLPEKLPVGTQVLLLQTNNVAKIDKPLDYLANITEIDLSQNNLSSISDVHLGNLPQLLSLHMEENWIRDLPEQSLGELANLQELYMNHNLISSISPMAFQGLSNLVRLHLNSNKLTTIKREWFEPMPNLEILMIGENPVLSIDDMNFKPLSNLRSLVLTRMNLSQLPDDALAGLDNLESISFYDNIFPEVPHSALRNVKNLKFLDLNKNPIARIQRGDFVDMLHLKELGINSMPELVSIDSFALNNLPELTKIEATNNPKLSYIHPNAFYKLPRLETLMLNGNALSALHRITVESLPNLREVSMHSNPIRCDCVVRWMNMNKTNIRFMEPDSLYCVEPPEYEGQHVRQVHFREMMEICLPLISPESMPGHIKAQNGSSVSLHCRAFAEPEPDIYWITPSGTRVLPNTVSDKFYMHPEGTFDIYDITENEAGLYTCVAHNLVGADLKSVSVEVNGYFPQPANGSLNIAVKSVETNSILVSWKASPGTLAPNIKWYTLSDANHPTTAFTTRVPSDIQVYNLTHLSPATHYKVCVDVRSIHYNHDTKCVNVTTKGLELAVKDTEKWDAAVITVFGVLLAVISVACLLIYVSLRNHHLYGDIRKCDSKASLTPVEATSMHSPFFTKLWVSGKGLPSGVEVKATVINVSDNAF; encoded by the coding sequence ATGAAGGACGTGTCATTCGTGGATCGTCTCTTTGTCGGCTTGGCCATGGCCTCTTTTGTTGTGGCCACTGAGGAGAGGCCTGATTGCccaaagctctgtgtgtgtgagattagACCCTGGTTTTCTCCCAGTTCTGTGTACATGGAGGTGCACACAGTTGACTGTAATGACTTGGGACTCTTTAGCCTGCCGGAAAAATTACCAGTGGGCACACAAGTACTGttactgcaaacaaacaacGTTGCCAAGATTGACAAACCCTTGGATTACCTGGCCAACATCACAGAGATTGATTTATCGCAAAACAACTTATCCTCAATTAGTGATGTCCATCTGGGGAACCTTCCTCAGCTGCTGTCCCTTCACATGGAAGAGAACTGGATACGAGATTTGCCGGAACAAAGCTTGGGAGAGTTAGCTAACCTTCAGGAGCTCTATATGAATCACAACCTCATCTCCTCCATTTCCCCGATGGCTTTCCAGGGTCTCAGCAACCTTGTGCGGCTCCACCTCAATTCTAACAAGCTGACGACCATTAAAAGGGAGTGGTTCGAACCCATGCCAAATCTGGAGATCCTGATGATTGGTGAGAATCCAGTTCTTTCTATTGATGATATGAACTTCAAACCTCTCAGTAACCTCCGCAGTCTTGTTCTCACCAGAATGAACTTGTCTCAGCTTCCTGACGATGCGCTGGCTGGTCTTGATAACTTAGAGAGCATCTCTTTCTATGATAATATTTTCCCTGAGGTGCCTCACTCTGCCctgagaaatgtaaaaaatctgaAGTTTTTGGATCTAAATAAAAACCCCATTGCGAGGATACAGAGAGGGGACTTTGTGGATATGCTCCATTTGAAAGAACTGGGGATTAATAGCATGCCAGAGCTAGTTTCCATCGACAGCTTTGCCCTCAATAACCTCCCTGAGCTGACCAAAATAGAAGCCACCAACAATCCTAAACTCTCCTACATCCATCCTAATGCTTTCTACAAACTACCACGGCTGGAAACCCTAATGCTAAATGGCAATGCGCTCAGTGCCCTCCACAGGATTACTGTCGAGTCCCTCCCAAATCTCAGAGAAGTTAGTATGCACAGCAACCCTATCCGCTGTGACTGTGTAGTCCGCTGGATGAACATGAACAAGACCAACATTCGCTTCATGGAGCCTGATTCACTCTACTGTGTGGAGCCTCCGGAGTATGAGGGGCAGCATGTCCGACAGGTGCACTTCAGGGAGATGATGGAGATTTGTCTGCCACTCATCTCTCCTGAAAGTATGCCTGGGCATATTAAAGCACAGAATGGAAGTTCAGTGTCTCTCCATTGTCGGGCTTTCGCCGAACCAGAGCCGGATATCTATTGGATCACCCCATCTGGCACCAGGGTCTTGCCTAACACCGTCTCTGACAAGTTCTACATGCACCCAGAGGGAACTTTTGACATCTATGAcataacagaaaatgaagctgGTCTTTACACTTGTGTTGCCCATAATCTGGTTGGAGCTGATCTTAAATCTGTTTCAGTAGAGGTGAATGGATATTTTCCTCAACCTGCAAATGGGTCTCTGAACATTGCGGTCAAATCAGTGGAGACAAACTCCATCCTGGTTTCCTGGAAGGCCAGCCCTGGTACCCTGGCTCCCAACATTAAATGGTACACTCTGTCAGATGCCAACCATCCCACCACTGCGTTTACCACCAGGGTTCCTTCTGACATCCAGGTCTACAACCTCACTCATCTCAGCCCCGCCACTCACtacaaagtgtgtgtggatgtcCGCAGCATCCACTACAACCATGACACCAAATGTGTCAATGTCACCACCAAGGGATTAGAGCTGGCAGTCAAGGACACAGAAAAATGGGACGCAGCAGTAATCACCGTCTTTGGTGTGCTCTTGGCTGTGATTTCAGTGGCCTGCCTGCTTATTTATGTGTCTCTGAGGAACCACCACCTTTATGGGGATATAAGGAAATGCGACTCCAAAGCTTCGCTGACACCAGTGGAAGCTACCAGTATGCATTCTCCTTTCTTTACAAAGCTGTGGGTATCGGGTAAGGGACTACCAAGTGGAGTGGAAGTGAAAGCCACAGTCATAAATGTATCTGACAATGCCTTTTAA